The DNA region CTGATGAGGGTTGCTTGATCGAGGCAACAAGTGGCGAGGAAGTCTGATGGTCGCTTGACAAAACGTGGGCTGCTCGACCGATCGAGCGGGTATGAGTAGGTCGAGCAAATGGTGCTGAAAAAGTCAGTAGCGTCACTGAAGGCTCGCTCGACcaagcgaggtagtggctcgatcgagcggtAGTCGAGCAGACTACATAGAATTCTGATTTGGTCAAAATTTTTGTGCAGTCATTGAAAGTGCATTACTTCCTTGTTTAATGTAatgtttattttatactatggTTATTAGCATAGTTAATTAAGGTGTTACATgcgagtttatggtgatttacgATGAAATTCTAGGAGTGATGTATACCTTAACTATAAATAGGATACATCACTCATGGAAACATTCACCACAGACACACATATTGAGAATAGTCTggtgcattgttagaaacttgagagtatTCTTACTTTGCTATAgaatttgtgatcttgagaaattgttctcaagataaggggaaGTTTATTATAGTTGTAATtttgaattcaatataataaactacatttgtgttcattttttgcttattttttcattttgtttttcattgttaaacctCTTTAAGGCTTTCATTTCAAGAGAAGTTGGTAAATCAATAAGGATTTCAATGCCTACGGACATTTGAAATATTTGGATaatattaaaaggaaaaaaaatatatgaatgagaatttataaataaaatggtGAAGACTAACTtattaaaacaagaaaaaaaatttcaagtaACAGGTAAAACTTTGGAAAGAAATTAAGAGATCTAACTTTAAGTATTATGTTCATTGGGATGAATTCTAAACTAGTTTACATTTAGCATTCTTTCTTACCGGTTACCTATTAAaaggattttttaaaaaattttaaaattattaacaaGCTAAGGACACCATTGATgattatacatataatatagtaaaaacatatactacgtaatttaatattgagaccCTTAATATTTTAAGGCTTTATACAATCAAACATATTAAAGATGATCAGAACTTCCTCTAATCATGAATTTTAAACTCTAAAATTTATACTTATCCACGTACATTTcatataagatatatatttcTAGTTCACATTGATGGTACGTTGTTGACCATATTAATCATAAACTTCTCAACTACCTAACTTAttgtttataataattatttagtgAGAGCGAGTACTACATGCAAGTGGCAAACTAAATAAATTCTTGATCTTTATATATAAATGGGTGAATTAGTGATCGAATCCAGTTTATTACACATAAATTATATCAAACCATTCACAAGCAAGCTTAAACTCCCAAAAACTTTTTCTAAATTTCCGGCttaaaaatttgtttaattattatacccttaattaaaaatgaattattttgaaatgttgtTAGGTATCCTATTATTCTTGATCTCCTTTGTTGTGTTTTGGTACATATATGAAGACAAAAATGGTCTCCCAACAAATTGGGCATTTGTCGGCATGCTGCCTGCAGTCTTAAAAAATATACACAGATTTCACCCATTTTGTATTGAAATCATGCAAAAAACAAACTTAACATTTGAATTTAAGGGGCCTTGGTTTGGCAACATGAATATTTTAGGTACTCTTGATCCTGCCAATGTTCATTATGTTTTTACCCAAAACTTCACAAACTATCCAAAAGGTCAGAAATTTAGAGATAATTTTGATTATCTTGGTGATGGCATTTTTAATGCGGATTTTGAAGATTGGGAATACCATCgaaatatcattttaaattatgttaGACATCCTAATTTTCACCaattttttgtgaaaaaaactTGGGATAAGCTTAAAAATGGACTTATCCCAGTGTTTGATCATGCATACAAACATGATATCCAATTCGATTTACAACATATGTTTTCTAGATTTGTGTTTGATGTTGAATGCTCCATTTTCATGGATCATGACCCGAAAACACTTTCAATGGATCTTCCTAAAACACCCGTTAATGATTCATTGAATGAGATTTCAGAAGCGGTTTTCTATAGGCATGTCTTACCTGGTTTTATATGGAAGTTCCAAAGATGGGTTTGTATTGGACAAGAGAAAAAGTTTAAGAAAGCTAAAAAAGTTCTTGATGACTTTATTTATGATTGCATATTTAACTTGAAAAAAGATTATAAGTGCGTaaaaatggaagaaaatgaGGTAAGTGTTGATCTTTTAGCATTatatatgaaagaaaaaaaaggagatAAGTTTGTAAGAGATgcaattttaactatttttttagcTGGAAGAGATGGAATTATAATTACATTATCGTGGCTTTTTTACCTTCTTTCAATTAACCCACAAGTTATTGTTAAGATTAAAAAGGAATTAGATAATGCAAACCCAATTAATTGGGAAGATCATAACGAGGTAAATTCCAAGCTTGTATATCTTCATGCTTCTATTTATGAAACGTTGAGATTATATTCTCCTATTGCTTTTGAAGCTAAGAATCCTCTAAAGCAAGATATACTCCCTAGTGGTCACCATGTGGGCCCCAACACCCagattatatttaatttgtacGCGATGGGAAGGATGAAATCCATATGGGGAGATGATTGTAATGACTTTAAGCCTGAGAGATGGATATCGGAAAAAGGGGTGTTTCGATACCAGCCATCGTACAAGTTTTTCGTGTTTAATGCAGGGCCGAGGACATGCATGGGTAGAGAAATGGCTCTTACTCAAATAAAGCTTGTTGCAGCAAcgataatccaaaactatgtTATTGCACCAGTTGAAGGACAACATATTGTTCCTGATTCAAATAATATACTCCTTGTCATGAAAAATGGTTTTAAGGTTAAGATATATCCTTCtcttcaatgataaatgtaccTCTAAAAAATGTAAACCAAACTTGtctttaaattgtatttttgcTTTGTCGTGATTAATAATGATATGTGTTttgcattatatattattgtaacgTCAATTATATACTACATGTCCAAGTGCTAAAATCTCTTTATTTGGTGATTCTCCATTTGCattgtaataaaataatcattgtATTTTGCAgactttctttttaatttaaagaaattagtttgtattctatttatttttttttagtttagaccatatgatttgaaaatatataaatttttttatgttatactTCCTCGGGTTATTAATTGCTATTgctacatttatattttttacgcTATTTAATGTgcgattttaatctttaatatctttaatttcatatgataaaaaattctaaaaagttaatattatgaaaatattcattcacataaatcaaacaagatcccacttgactatgttttatattacatatatgtaccaaataaaatcagttaatgaataataattacTACAGAAACTGTACCAACTGTTAAAAATTGAAGGAAGTATATAGTATAATTTTAAAGATACGAATAACACGTATCGTTTTTATCAAATAGAATTACCATAATTTTGACAATATTGAGTAATGCATGTAACCTACGACCTATCAATATTGGGGccttatatatttttctatttattttaagaATGACGCCCTTATGCAGATCAActtaaaagagaaaattaatatcattt from Amaranthus tricolor cultivar Red isolate AtriRed21 chromosome 3, ASM2621246v1, whole genome shotgun sequence includes:
- the LOC130809306 gene encoding alkane hydroxylase MAH1-like — protein: MNYFEMLLGILLFLISFVVFWYIYEDKNGLPTNWAFVGMLPAVLKNIHRFHPFCIEIMQKTNLTFEFKGPWFGNMNILGTLDPANVHYVFTQNFTNYPKGQKFRDNFDYLGDGIFNADFEDWEYHRNIILNYVRHPNFHQFFVKKTWDKLKNGLIPVFDHAYKHDIQFDLQHMFSRFVFDVECSIFMDHDPKTLSMDLPKTPVNDSLNEISEAVFYRHVLPGFIWKFQRWVCIGQEKKFKKAKKVLDDFIYDCIFNLKKDYKCVKMEENEVSVDLLALYMKEKKGDKFVRDAILTIFLAGRDGIIITLSWLFYLLSINPQVIVKIKKELDNANPINWEDHNEVNSKLVYLHASIYETLRLYSPIAFEAKNPLKQDILPSGHHVGPNTQIIFNLYAMGRMKSIWGDDCNDFKPERWISEKGVFRYQPSYKFFVFNAGPRTCMGREMALTQIKLVAATIIQNYVIAPVEGQHIVPDSNNILLVMKNGFKVKIYPSLQ